GACATcatcaatgtaaaatgtaatttttatcGTTATAATGAAATGTAGAATACACAGATAGTAATTATAATTGCAAGTAAAATTTTACAATCTTAATTAAGGTTACACATattaaaattaagattaagGTTACATACTCTTTCCACTATACAAATAATACTCTAGGGGTCCGCCACATAGCATCAAACGTCATTTTTCAAtacttcaatttaaaaaaaataaatttttagaACACATTTATTGATACAGTATTGAGACAAAAACATAAACCACATGGGTGAATAAGCAACAGGGAAAagactgaattaaaaaataccaatgtgtcttctaaaaaaattttttttcaagaattaattattttttcaatacatacataaataaaagcaatgtATTTAAATGTATGATGCTTTCatacaatataaaaataaaatgttattgtagaattatttaaaaagtgatttttttctgttttgtcatttattaATACAATTTTCACATATtaacaatataaaatgtgttaatgcatgaaaaaaatctgtactGACATTGTAATGTGTTGCAGCTGTGTCGtgggttttgctttttctttggttttattcatttctgtgATGCCACCAAAACTGTACCACTGATAGCGAAAAAAGAAGTGTCATCACCAACATAACAGAAACTTCCTGGGAATTCATTACACACACAAAGCTCTGGGAGCTTAAATGTCAAGTTACGTATGCCATACAAACTTATTTTATTAAGTGGATATCAACATTGATAAAGTCAAAGTTAATGTCTATAAAACTCCAGCAACAGATGTCACACTGCAAACAACTTCCTATTCCTGCTAATTACAGAGTGGATAAGTCGTTTTACTTTTGAAACTAATGGTAtcggattttgtgtgtgtgtgtgtttttgttatgtGAAGAAGGACAgagaccatttaaaaaaaacaacaaaagtttaATGACGtcctcacacatacacaagagTCCAGCCAAGAATAATTCTACTTACATTTACGTCATACATGTACCCACCACCTCCCGCAACTTGAGGAAAACGTGTATAAAAGTAATTGTATTTGACATATTTAATTCGCAACCTTAATTACTAACAGTGCACTTTAGTGTCAGTCTAAGCAAAGCTAGCCATTTCTCGATTTAAATATGATTGCACTAGGTTAGCATACATGTGTAACTGACATGTAAAGGTAAATGGGCTGTCATTTATACAATgtagcgcttttctacctcgggtacacaaagcgctttacactgttacctcattcacctactgatgacgcagcatcaggagcaactgggggttcagtatcttgctcaaggacactttgacatggtcGCAATGGCCAGGGATCGGAAACACCACCCTCAAGTTTGGGGAAAACGGCCACTCTACACCACTGAGCCATGCAGCATGCTAGCTTTGCTTTGTATTAGCTTGCctgtgatttttgtttcaaattcttGACGATTTTAtactcaaaaacaaaatggggaaAACAAGGACATTCAGCTGTTGGTTACATTCCACCAGTGAAAGCTGCCCTGTCAGTCTTTAAATGCATAGAAgttcccccccctctctcccatCCCCAACCCATACCCACCCTAGCGGGGATTCAAGGAATCAAGTTTAAACCCTttgtggaataaaaacaaaaaacaaaaaatgtttgcaccATTTCTACGAGTTCAAATGGAATAAGCTTAATAACATTTATTTGTAATTAATCAAGAATAGATACTTGAATACATGTTGGAGAAAAAAACGGGGCCGCAAGTTGCcagtattgttaaaataaagaGGGTGAATTTACAGCAGTCAGAACGTACATTACAACACACTTGCACAGAAAACAACCCGACTCTTGAGTGATATGCACGTGGACGTTTCCAGTGTACAGTTTATGTATAAACACAGTCTATATCTGATGTCAAAAGAGAAGGCATTTCGAAGACGAACACTGAAAAGTGACTTACCGGTAAACTAAATCGTGGATCTGCAAatgtttaaattaaatttaaaaaaaaatccagtcttGACAGCAAGGAGGTAGGTCATATTTTTAGGCAAAGCACCAGTGGTACCCTAACACCCTcctgaaataaaaactaaccaTGAAAGTGTCCATGATGCTCCCCCCCAACACTTAATTTCCCCAAGGTAAACTATCGTTTTCATAGTGAGAGTAAACTGTGATTATAACATTGAAGGAAGTCAATGGTGTGTTTTAAAAGGCTGCTTGGTAGCACCAGATATTCAGGCTGCTTGTGTGTCGTGTTGACATTCTGATACATAAGTGAGTGATGTCCAGATGCGAAATGACTTTAGTGATTAACAgtgttgtaagaaaaaaaaaacgtgttttcagTGGTCAAAACAAATTGACAACCATTATCAAATGAACCCGAGTGCAAAGTGATACAGATAGTGTTCCAAAACAATTGTGCAACTACGTCAAGTGATTTTTGAGCAAACCAAAATGAACCGAAAGGCACCGTGGCGCTAACGCTAAAAGATTCGCTACGAAGGCTTTCTCCCATCAGGTCCACAAAGAAAAAGATTCAACTGCTACACACCACCACCAATCACGTGATCAACAATTACACGTCAGGAGCAGGGCTCCCCTTtaataaacatactgtacataaattaaccattaaaaacacaacagacAACCGGCGACCCAGATAAAATTCAATCACGAGCCCAACTATGGGAAACCCTACTCTGGAACAAGACGAGTTAAGCATTTTCATGTTAAATACAAAAGATTTAAAATGGCTGCTGACTAAATTAGCAGCTAACTTCAACATTAATTAAAAACCCAACTTTGGTACGATATTTCTTGTCATTGCCTAATACGCAGACGCCACCAACAACAGTCTTAGTGTTGATCAGAAATTATACCGACCGAGAGCCACGTCAACGAGTATCGGACTCTCGTCAAAATTAACCTGTTGGTCACACACGCGAAGCTGTCATATGTGTGTTTCGGGTTTCACAGTTTGATGGTTGATAGTTGAACTgaagaaaactaaaaacaaaacaaaaatgaacccTGCTGAGCGAATGGCATACCAAAGTGTCATATTTGTGCTAGTAAAATAGCAACTCGTTTTTTAGTTTGGACCAAACCCTGTTCAAATCTGCCTCAACTGGCCGGGAGAAAGCGCGAGATAATAAAGCTCTAGATAATAAAGCTCTAGTTAATAAAGCGCACTCAGTGATTCTTAACTGTCACCTTTGTGTTGATAGTAACATCGTAGCGCTTCGGTTTTACAGCTTGGATCAATCTAAGATGCCTCAACACGCCTGAGGGACGGCTGTGTAAGAGTAAGAATTTGTATTGTCCAGAACAGCAGCTCAGCTTCCACAATTCAGATCAAAGACCTTATTGGATCCAATATAATCAAATGGGCCTTGTCTTAAGCTTGGTGGGGAACCTGCTCTAAATCTATATTGCATGATAGCAACCACACTAGCGCAGGTTTCACAATTTATACCAAAGAAGCCAGTCAAATCTGCCTCAACAGGTTTGGAGTACCCAGGTGCATAAGTAATTCGTGCTCAAGTGTCATATTTGTGTTGACCATAACCTAGTTGTAAATAGTGTTTCACCGTTCGGACCGAAGACCTGACAGAAACCAACTCAACAGCCCTGGAGGACTCTAGTTTATGAAGCCTTTCTAAAGTGTCATCATTACACCATACAAGCACGGGTACTACTCCACCTCAACGGGGCCAGAAGGACTCTTGACGAATCAAACCTGCTCCAAGTATGTCATATTTGTGTTGATCAGTCCAGGTTTCACAATTAGGACCAAATACCCTGATTGAAGCCAGCTTGCCGTATTtgatcaaaaaaaaatgtcgtatTGCTGTTGAGCATCACATCCCAGCTCAAGTTTTACAATTTGGACCAAAGACCTTGAATCCTCCCCAATGAGCCTGAGGGCCATCAAAGAAACCCTCACGTCATGCTAAAAGTAAACTCGCTACGCTAAAAAGGTGCAAATAGAGCGCTAAGCGGGGCCAGTCACCCTCAGAAGGTGAGCCTCTTGGCAGTGACAAACTCCTCCAGCTGGACCTTGCCGCCGCCCATGAGGCCAAACGCCGGGTACATGATCCCCGAGCAGTCCACTTGCCTCTCGTAGAGACAGCGCATATTGTCGGCGTCGTAGAAATACACGCGGCCGGCGTCGTGATCGAGGCACACGCCCAGACGCTGCGGCATAGGTAGCGCCCGGTTGGCCGGGTCACCCGAGGCGGTTGCGGCGCTTGAAGACGACGGCGACGTCTTGGGGATGAAGAGCTTGCCCATGCCCACAGTGAGGAGGGTGAAGGGTTGCGAGAGGTCATAGCACGCATCTTCGCTGCCGCTGTCGTGGCCGCTGTCGTGGTCGAACCTGGGGGAGAAAGTGCGGTTTGGCACTTTGTaatggtgctgctgttttggttaacaAGGTTCAccatcgttttatttttttcaattaacaaCAATTCCAATTCATGGATGACATTCATTCCGTTTTACTTTTAAAACATTAAGGAGGTAAATACTGTCAAGTCCAAAAGTATCGGAACAGCAAGGTCAATTCCTTCGTGTTTGCTGTATactgaagacatttgggtttcaaatcaaAAGATGAATAAGCTTATCTGCGAAGCATGGTGGGTGCAATTTCATGGCTTCTTCTGGAACAGGCTTACTAGtctttgatgatgatgtgacTCATTGGCAACAGAAAGAATTCTGAAGTCCACAAAACCTTTTTGTCATGCAATTTACAGAAAAATCACTCTAAACTAATCAGGAGAAGCTTCATCATAAAACAAGATAATGACATGAAAAGACTTCATCAGGAACAAAAGGTCTTTGACCGGTCAGGTCAATCACCAGACCCTAACCCAATAGAGCATGCATTTTCTTCAAGAACTGAAAGAGGCTGCAGTAAAGgtctggaaaaaatatttcaaatgaagaatgcaaCAGTTTGGTGAGATCATTGGGGCGCAGGCGTGATGCAGTCACTCCAAGGATTATGAATGTTGTTCCCTTCAAGTTACTTTAGTAATATCTGTTCCAATACTcttgctcacttgaaaagtgggGGACTTCCGAACCTAAGGTCTTCCGTCCTGTGTTGTTTCACACATTTCGATATAAACCCCATGAAATAAAAACTGCACTTCTGaacttttgtctcattttcatagtttgatctgaaacccaaatATCTTCAGTGttccacaaaaaacaaaggaattgactTTGCCCTGCCAAAGCTTTTGGAAGGGGACTGTATCTCAGTTTCTTATCTTAATCTTGAAAATATTGTTCTTTGGAAATAGTTTGAAAAGTTGGAGCTAGCTTGTTCccagtaaaaagaaaaagttacagCTGTGGGTTACAATTATTATAAAATCCCCGAGCGATTATACGAGCAGCAAGAAAGGGCGTCTGTCTGAGAATATAAGCTCTTTACAATTTAATACTGCTTCTTACATCACAGGCTTAGCTCGGAGCTTCACTGGTAAAATTGTGTTGCGTTGCAAACGTTGTAATATGCAGCATGGTTGGAACGTACCTCGGGCTGCTTGTGTCTCTCGGGTTGTGAAAccactccagcagctttgtgtCCGAGGCCACGCCCACCTTGACCATATACGAGTGCGGCTCGACCTTGAAGGCCCAGTAGTGTCTGCAAAACGTGAAACATTTGGAAGAATAGTAAACGTTTCATGGCTTGCCAAGCCTTTTAGGGTTACACATTGCATGCATGACATCTCCCGAAACAGTGGACTCTGCCCCAACTCGTAGCCAGATCTCAAAATGACACCTTTTAATTTTCCGGTGCAATACTTTCATCcgattaaatatatatttgagcAAATAGGGCAGATGTCCTCACATCTACCGTACTACACAATTACTACTATCTGTGTTGTGGCGTACCTTCCCTGAGAGATGCCCGTGTCGCCGATGATGTAGTCTAGGCTGACGTAACTGCCCGCCTGCACACGATCCGCGGCGAGCAGGAAGGCCATGCCAGCAATGCTTTCCACCGCGTCCCGCCGCTTGCTGAGCACCAGGCGCTCCGTGCTGAAGCCGCACTTGTCGTTGAACAGGAAGTCGAATGCTGTGAGCGGAGAGAGCCCGCAGGACAGGAAGGACAAATATGGATTGAGTCAGGAGGGATTTTGTCATCATTCAGGTGTCATCCGCACCCCGTTAAAACCAAAATAACAGACTTTTTAAATCATCTCCAATGCAGGACATCCACACTCTAAGTGTTAAAAGTGGACACATGAGGGTGCTGTAACACAAAAGAACCACTCAGCTGCCTTACTACCGTATTCCATCAAGAAATGTCATCACCGTTTACCTCTACAGTATACTTACTCCTCATTTGGATGGAATTAATTACCTTCTATAAATAGTTAGTAGGCCaatatgatgacatcacagcatAAATGCACCCAGTTCACTCAACCATTGCGTGGAAGGGCAATGTGTGGCCTACTCCAGGGAGGACGCGCTCATTTATGTGGCTGGGAAGTCCTCATCACAAATGGGGCAGAATAATTCAAACGTCTGCCTCCACATAAGAGCGGAGCTAAATTTATAATGACATGATTTCAAGTTGACATCTGCTTGACAACAGCATAAAGGGAGTAGGGCCTGCATCCCACCGCgaatgagagatgggggggtggggggggtcacacGTGGTGAAGACTCTCTCTAATTTCCACTAATAACACAGATTAAGCTTAGCTCCTCCAGACAGACAACAATTTGTCTCAAAAGTCAGGATGAATCACTGCGACATATCTCCTTGACACCATTACTACTTTACTATTCGCCAGGGGTTTTAGCTCCATCTTGTGGTAACAGAGCATGATAGAAAGAAAAATCTGGCAATTTTCCACCTTCTGAGGTCGcttcccccccccgccacatAGTCTCTAAAAGTCAACATTTGCCAGACAGCATGGGACACATAACGGGTCGAAGAAGTCGTCCAGGAAGTGTGTCCACCTCACAAGCCATTTTTAAATTTCCTGAAAAATCCTAGGTTTCCACATTGTTGAGCGGAAAAGGTATGTCAAGTCCATCCAGCAAGTTGTGGCCTTGAAAGGTAATATCAGAAGCCCCACCTTTTTCAGGTTGTATGTAAAAGGCCCAGTTGGATAAATTCTGTCTCACCTTTGTGCGAAAGAGACGAATGATAGCCACATGGTCTTTGCGTGTTCCCCGGGCTTCGCCCTGGCTTGAAATTCCTCCTCATTACTGATGCTCAGTGAATTCTTCCACAATCCACAGAGCTCAGGAATGCGGATGCGCCAATCACAACACGTGTCCAAATCAAAGTCCCAGCGAAGTGACCGAACGTACCAATTGGCGTTGACTTGAAAGGACTATCAGCCAGAGTTGATATTGAACAACTTTTGTGAATCGAGGACTCTAATCAGGATTGTCTGGGACTTGCATTTGAGTTCCTCCGTTTCAAAAGAAGAAGCACCGATTGAAGACGTCGACTGCCACATTAGCATCTGACGCTAGCTACCGACCGCGTGTTTCTTTAAATGGCCCCTCCTACACGcttcacccacacacactctggTTTGAGTcatgtgaaagacaaaaaaaaaatcaccatggtGATCTGCAAAACATCATTGTGCTTCATTGCCTCTATTGTGTCCCTCAGAATTGAAAACCTAAACAGCAAAGCATCTGTCATCTTTTCATCTGTCTCTGAGCACAAAAAGGGGGATtatccgtgatttcagtcattGCTTTGGCCATAAGAGGCAGGCAAGTCATAATAGCCATTTTAATCCTGTGCATAATTATATTTGGGGATATGAATTAATAACCTGCAACAGTCGCCAGAAGAAAGTCTAAACAACACGGCCATCATCTCTATGACAGGCCCTTTAATCAGTGGTGAGAAGtcacaaagtaaaaataatttgaatcagTACTTTGAGTATTCCCCCCCCGAGTGTCCATACTTAAGTACAGTGTGTATACTTTTGCCACCACCATAATAAGAAGAGCATTAATGCATATGATGTTTGTTACCGGGTGCAGGAGGTGTATGGAATGTGACCTCAGGGCTGTAAGGGCTGAACACGGAGTTCCTGCAGGTGCGCACCCTGAAGGCGTACAAGCTGTCGGCATCCAGGCCGGAAACGGTGGTGCAGGGAGCGTGGATGCACTCCATCGCTTGCCAGATGCCATCCTTGACATCCTCTTGGGTCGGGGACCGCCTCGGCCCACCCAATCTGAGAACAGCGAATGTTTGGCTCTACGATGTGCTTTAATGCCGAtgaccagaatcagaatcggagacaaattccttgtgtgttctacatacttggccaataaagatgattctgattctgattctgattctgatgacgtCAATGCGTTCAGTAATCATGCAAGCCCACCTGCGGTACTCCAGCAGGTGCTGGTCTGTGGGTTGGTGGTCGTCGGACAGCCTCCAGAAGATGGTGGCCTCATTATAGACTCTGCTCTTGGACAGGTCAATCATTGGTGCGTCCGGAACTAAATAGGGGGTAGAGACAAATCACTAGATTAGAGGGAGGGGAGCTTTAAATGAAGTCACGGGGCGGAGAAATACTGAAGAAACAAATCTTTTTGAGGGtggattcacacacacacaatggggtAAATGGTTTCTGGTTTCTCCAAAAGTCTGAATATGTCACCTTTGACCCGAGAGCTTGCACTTTACATATGGCATTTATGGTGAAACAATACTTGAATGCAAAACTCTCAAAGTGATTGACAAATGTCATGAGTACTGGATGTCATTgattgttttgtaaagcgctttgttacagctgccgctgttgtgaaagcgctatataaatcagcatggatggatggatggattcattaATACTGCTCTATTAAAGACTTTAATCCTGCTCAGCAGTGTACTTTGCGCTATTGTGTGAAATTAGGTAATTGTATGTGCAAAAGTGGACCATCTTGTATGACCacagccccacaaaaaaaactagtactactactactactttaaTGGCAGAAATCCAAGCACAAACAATGCCATCAAAATTTCCCCCATGTTCATCGCCAgtttgcgagaaaaaaaatggttcagtggGCCATCAGACATTTAAAGACTGTCGTGATGAACAGAGGCTGCGAGCAGACGGAGTGCGGCATGGCCAAGTTTTACTGCAGGGGGTAcagatttttctcttttccatCATTTGTTCTTGCTGCACATAGGAAATCAACTTATTTTTCACTATTGAGCCAGGGTTTCCGTAAATTAGTGTCCATGTAAGAGACACATTAAACATCTCACTCTATACCTAGTTAACTGGTGTTTGTAACTAATATCCATCCAGCAGTTCTCTCGGCAGCTATTAAATCTTCCCCTCGCTAATAATTTACATACTGaggtgtaaacaaacaaacacaaaaacttcCTTGTTAACAAACTGCAAGAAATGTGAACAAAATCAGTCGTCAAGTAAGTTGATGTTTGTTCGGGGGCAAACCTTAAGCATTATGTTGAAACATTCTGTCCAAGATATGGATATTTCCATACGAATTGCATAACAGCTCACTGTTCACATTTGGCTGACATGCTAATGAGAGCAAAACTCTTGACAGAGATGATTACAATGAGTTTAGTAGCAATACAAAGTGAAACACTCAAGTGTCAGCCATGCTTGCAGAAATTGGTGTTGACACTGAAGGAATAACGCAGACTGTTTTGACATTGCTGACATAGCAAACACAGCTGAGGCCTCTTTGGCCCAGCCCCAGCCTCCTTTTGAGTGGACGCAAGTCAACAGCTGACAATTGTCACTGACCGCGAGCAGAGTGACAACCAGACTCCAGAATCGTCATTTTTAGTTTGCTTCAAACCTCACTTTCACCAGAGATAAATCATATAAATTGCAACAGCCTCATGTGTATAGAAAACTTTTCACTCTAAAGGAATCAGTGTGTCGGGTTCAAAGCAGGAATGAGGAAAGCTTCTGTGCCCAGGGAACACATTTGAGTTAAAAGTGACAGGAGGTGCCAGGTCACTTTGTATAaagttagaaaaaaataataataatattgaaatgaatatagaacatttcaaatgtactttttataaaaaaaatactatgtcatttttataaaataatttaaattttgTTCTACAATGATTTGAATTTATTAACGTGCCAATTTAacttattcactcccaaagacgtttttatacgtcttttcagacatggtccagaattagctggtactgaatgaattaataaaatatagcaatgtcttttttttataatgattCACATTGGAAATTTTTGCATTTAACAAGTTAATTTTAATACAGGTTGAATTTATATTATAATTgaccaatacattttttaatgtgtacATAATGGTTAGAtgtacatttgtttttacattttaaaaaactgaatgaATTATACAACCATTTGCTGGGAAATGATGAGAAATTTACAATAAAACAGCTAGATAAATGtgacaaatattaaaaaatgctcAGTGGGGCAGATTAAAAGGACGGAGCGGACCAAGTGCGGTGTGGCTCCCGGCCATACTTTTTCCATGACTGGTTTGATgcggcttttgtttgtttgagtttCCTGTGATGGCTAATGGTGCTCTGAGTAGAGGAAATGGGGCTCCCATGGCATCAATGCCCTGCACTAATTTGATTGAAGTGTTGGCACTTTGTGAGCCATCAAGAAGTATCTCCTGGCCAAGTTTTGCAACCCAAATACAATGTGCGTGTGCGCTCATGTCCCACAAAACGCAAGTGTGTCATTATGtggttttgggggaaaaaaaaagaattgttcaCAAAGGGAAGTTTATTTTTGAAACTATAAGGGCAGGTCTCATGCCATAATGGAAGGTAGATCAGTCATCACAATGAGGATGTTTGATGAGTTTAAGCCATCTTTTTGGTCTCCAGAAAGTTTGTTTttccagaagccattcattttgtttcagaAGCCTCCCTTTTCACAGAAGGGAACCGGTGATGATTGTAATTATCTCagtctgttgctaaccaaaagaaAAGCACATAAGGTACATAACAGTTTCTCAGATAACGTCTGATATTGAATACCCCAAGTGTagggacaaaagaaaaaaggaaagggaaaaaagttAACGGACGAATGTTCAGTTGTTAGCCAGTCATTTAAATCAACTGGCTCATAGACATGAGTTATCAAGTAACTATCGTTTGATTGGATCACTCAAAAATTACTCCACCACTGTCCAAGAACATGTGGTGTGGGTCACAGATCTCGGTAACAATATGTTCCTCTTGTTAACATAAGGTCATTGATTAACATTACATAAACCTGGTAACACAATTTGTAGGGCAACAAATGTATCGACTTTCCAGACACCACTCGTTCCACAATTCTTGGACGACGATGTCGGATGGGTGAAAGGTACGAAATGAGCTTGGTGAAAATACACCATGTCTTTTCTCCTCACTTATCAGCTCGTTAACCAGGCCTCAAGATTGATCCAGCATTGATATCTGCACTTTGCTCCACAAGTCAGTGTTGTGTGTGTCATGTGATGTTACCTCCGCCGAAGCACAATTCTTTGAGGAGGGTCTCCTCTCTGGACGTGTCCAGCACGAAATCATCAAAACAGGGGTCAGCTGACGGGTGGAAAGTCCTTAGAGACTCAGTGGCCTTCTGTattctgaacacacacacacacacaatcttgtACTGGTGGATATTTgaggcattttcatttttctctttcAGAAAAGAGGATTAAGAATAACACTCGAGTGGACAGTATCATGATCCCGCAAGTGCAAAGGTTCCATTCTTTTCCAAAGCCGCTCATGGAGATCAATTCGCCAGCTTAAGGTTACTTTCGTAACTTGCCTGCACATGGTTCGACATGTTTATGTCCTTCAGCCTCACAAACAATATATATGTAACTTTAAAGTGTTTTAAATATATACCTGACATGCAGCTGCTTGGCAGTCTGTACAAAGCACGATTGATCGGTCTCTTTCAGTACCTCCTGAGCATAGCCCACTAGGCCACTGTTCTCCAGCATGCCTTGGTACTCCTCCATCTGCGAATATACCAATAAAAGAACATTAAAACTGGAAACAGATTTTGGACTGCGAGTATCAATTTGAGGACACAGAAGagggattgaaaaaaataatcatttaaaaaaaaaaaaaatcaaaaaataaaattaattataaataaataattattaaGACATCAAGAAAAAGTGCTTTAAAGTAACTTCAATAAtactacattttatttgtatacagtatatataatgtttTTCATAATGCAAGAAAAAAGGAGAATACATAAGAATATAAAATtctaaaaatgtaaattgaagcacgatcaaaagaaaaaaaatgtaaaaaaaaaaaaatacaaagaagtaCTAAATAATTAGCAAAAGATAAAAATCAAGAACGAGCAAGAATGCCCAAACACCCACCTGTGATTTGAGCTGTTCGATGCGTCGGTTTCGAGATTGCTCAATGGATTTGAGCATCTCGGACTTTCTCTCCTGCAGGGTCTCGAACAGGCGGTCAAAGTGCTCAGTGGCCTGCCTCTCTGCCAGCTGCCCATTTTCCTTTGAGACAAACATGAAATATTAAAAGCGCTCTCCCGGTATTTGTTATACCGTGTGCCCCTGCTTGCATTTTATTCCAATTTAAGCACATCTCAGGATACACAAGACAACCCAAAAACGTACCCCATCAGGCATCATCTAAATGTCGACATTACATGCCATCGTCATTGTTGACCAACAGAACAAATCAAGAATTGGTAAGCGTCTAAATTGGCATTAAATCTGAGGGAAAATGGTCATCCACGCAGAGACCATTTAATCTCGATTACAAACAATATGTGTTTTATGACACTGAGGCTTTGTTTGCACAGAGGCTATTGTTGTCTTTGAAGAAGAGCTGCtcgtcaaaaataaataaataaataaataaaaaataaaacaccttcAGTGTATCAAGATAACAAGTACACACTCTGACGTAGGCTCAAACCGTGACGTGGTTTAGAGGAACCCAATTTGCAGTTTCCTCGTTTGTGTGGTTTAGCTAATGAACCCGAATGCCCTTAACACATACAGTAGATAATTTCACACTGCTATTCAACTCAACCGACAGGTTTTAAAACAAGCCACAGATACTATATacttttttccctttaaaaGAAGTGTGTGctacaaaacaattgtgcaTTCTGTTCTCTACTCTGTGTCAATGCCATTTAGACATACCACGGCCAGAGAAAGAAATGTGGGGAAATAGCCATATCTTGAGGCAATGTAAGATGGGCTTCTGATACTACCTGTCAAAGTATAAAATTGCCGAGTTGACTTTGCCTCCTCACGCCAATTACATGTCAGAACAATTTACTG
This sequence is a window from Hippocampus zosterae strain Florida chromosome 6, ASM2543408v3, whole genome shotgun sequence. Protein-coding genes within it:
- the trim36 gene encoding E3 ubiquitin-protein ligase TRIM36 isoform X1 yields the protein MSDSEDMTEFASIVERIERGEVPIKNIERELICPICKELFTHPLILPCQHSVCHKCVRELLMLNYDDSLDGGSECSLPGSPRSRVPSPSMERLDKLVRSATVRRSLGSRGRRGLRLLSNFSSPRKRSGNTEINPALLTSPQKRSISSPGWRRGSVTPRVTTIACPGCQHDIDLGERGISMLFRNFTLESIVERYRQAARAAIAIMCNICKPPQQQEATKSCMDCKASYCNECFKMHHPWGTPKAQHEYVGPTTNFRPKVLMCPEHEMEKVNMYCEVCRRPVCHLCKLGGTHANHKVTSMSNAYKILKEKLAKSIHYLISKEDQVKTQITGLEQLISQTEENGQLAERQATEHFDRLFETLQERKSEMLKSIEQSRNRRIEQLKSQMEEYQGMLENSGLVGYAQEVLKETDQSCFVQTAKQLHVRIQKATESLRTFHPSADPCFDDFVLDTSREETLLKELCFGGVPDAPMIDLSKSRVYNEATIFWRLSDDHQPTDQHLLEYRRLGGPRRSPTQEDVKDGIWQAMECIHAPCTTVSGLDADSLYAFRVRTCRNSVFSPYSPEVTFHTPPAPAFDFLFNDKCGFSTERLVLSKRRDAVESIAGMAFLLAADRVQAGSYVSLDYIIGDTGISQGRHYWAFKVEPHSYMVKVGVASDTKLLEWFHNPRDTSSPRFDHDSGHDSGSEDACYDLSQPFTLLTVGMGKLFIPKTSPSSSSAATASGDPANRALPMPQRLGVCLDHDAGRVYFYDADNMRCLYERQVDCSGIMYPAFGLMGGGKVQLEEFVTAKRLTF
- the trim36 gene encoding E3 ubiquitin-protein ligase TRIM36 isoform X3; translation: MSDSEDMTEFASIVERIERGEVPIKNIERELICPICKELFTHPLILPCQHSVCHKCVRELLMLNYDDSLDGGSECSLPGSPRSRVPSPSMERLDKLVRSATVRRSLGSRGRRGLRLLSNFSSSISSPGWRRGSVTPRVTTIACPGCQHDIDLGERGISMLFRNFTLESIVERYRQAARAAIAIMCNICKPPQQQEATKSCMDCKASYCNECFKMHHPWGTPKAQHEYVGPTTNFRPKVLMCPEHEMEKVNMYCEVCRRPVCHLCKLGGTHANHKVTSMSNAYKILKEKLAKSIHYLISKEDQVKTQITGLEQLISQTEENGQLAERQATEHFDRLFETLQERKSEMLKSIEQSRNRRIEQLKSQMEEYQGMLENSGLVGYAQEVLKETDQSCFVQTAKQLHVRIQKATESLRTFHPSADPCFDDFVLDTSREETLLKELCFGGVPDAPMIDLSKSRVYNEATIFWRLSDDHQPTDQHLLEYRRLGGPRRSPTQEDVKDGIWQAMECIHAPCTTVSGLDADSLYAFRVRTCRNSVFSPYSPEVTFHTPPAPAFDFLFNDKCGFSTERLVLSKRRDAVESIAGMAFLLAADRVQAGSYVSLDYIIGDTGISQGRHYWAFKVEPHSYMVKVGVASDTKLLEWFHNPRDTSSPRFDHDSGHDSGSEDACYDLSQPFTLLTVGMGKLFIPKTSPSSSSAATASGDPANRALPMPQRLGVCLDHDAGRVYFYDADNMRCLYERQVDCSGIMYPAFGLMGGGKVQLEEFVTAKRLTF
- the trim36 gene encoding E3 ubiquitin-protein ligase TRIM36 isoform X4, which codes for MSDSEDMTEFASIVERIERGEVPIKNIERELICPICKELFTHPLILPCQHSVCHKCVRELLMLNYDDSLDGGSECSLPGSPRSRVPSPSMERLDKLVRSGPRKRSGNTEINPALLTSPQKRSISSPGWRRGSVTPRVTTIACPGCQHDIDLGERGISMLFRNFTLESIVERYRQAARAAIAIMCNICKPPQQQEATKSCMDCKASYCNECFKMHHPWGTPKAQHEYVGPTTNFRPKVLMCPEHEMEKVNMYCEVCRRPVCHLCKLGGTHANHKVTSMSNAYKILKEKLAKSIHYLISKEDQVKTQITGLEQLISQTEENGQLAERQATEHFDRLFETLQERKSEMLKSIEQSRNRRIEQLKSQMEEYQGMLENSGLVGYAQEVLKETDQSCFVQTAKQLHVRIQKATESLRTFHPSADPCFDDFVLDTSREETLLKELCFGGVPDAPMIDLSKSRVYNEATIFWRLSDDHQPTDQHLLEYRRLGGPRRSPTQEDVKDGIWQAMECIHAPCTTVSGLDADSLYAFRVRTCRNSVFSPYSPEVTFHTPPAPAFDFLFNDKCGFSTERLVLSKRRDAVESIAGMAFLLAADRVQAGSYVSLDYIIGDTGISQGRHYWAFKVEPHSYMVKVGVASDTKLLEWFHNPRDTSSPRFDHDSGHDSGSEDACYDLSQPFTLLTVGMGKLFIPKTSPSSSSAATASGDPANRALPMPQRLGVCLDHDAGRVYFYDADNMRCLYERQVDCSGIMYPAFGLMGGGKVQLEEFVTAKRLTF